The nucleotide sequence TCCTAAGATCTTATCGATTGCTGCAGTTACTTCACTTTCTTCCAAAGTTCCTGTTGTTTTTCTAAGAACTATATTAATAGCTACTGATTTTTTATCTGCCTCTACTTTTTCACCTTCATAGATATCAAATAAGTTAACACCTTCGATGATGTTTGAAGATTTTTTAATATCTCCTAACATATCTCCAACTAATTTATCTCTATCCATCAAGATAGCTAAGTCTCTATTTACTGCCGGATATTTTACTATCTTCTCGTATTTCACCTTAGTTTTTCCATATTTTACTATCTTAGCTAATTCTAACTCTGCTAGATATACTCTTTCTCTTGAGATAGACATAGCTTCAGCTACATCTGGGTGAACCTCTCCAAAAGTACCGATATAATCTCTTCCCACTAAGATATCTACCGCTCTACCTGGATGGTAACTTTTGTTTTCAGTTCTTCTTAACTGATATCTAGTCATTCCCATATCTTTTAGATAAGTTTCTACATATCCTTTTAAGTCATAAAAATCGTAAGCTTCAGGTTTTGCATCCCATAGACTTCTTTCCTCTCTACCAGCTAAAGCAATTCCTACTTTTACAACTTCATCTGCTAAAGTTTCTGCTTTAGTAAATGTTCTAGATACTTCAAATATCTTCAAATCATTTATATTTCTATTGAAATTATCTCTGATATTAGTAAGTAAACCGTACATTAAAGTAGGTCTAAGTGTTACCATATCCTCATTTATAGGATTTTTGATATCTATAGTTTCTGCTTCTACCTTTAATTTCCCTAAAATTCCTCTAGGAATAAAGCTATAGTTTATAACTTCTTGTAATCCCATGTCTCTTAAGTGTTTTTTAGAAGTATCAGTAGTTTGGAATTCCTCATCTACTACACCAGCTTTAATATTTTCCACCGGCATCTTATCTTCAATATTTTCAAAACCATACATTCTGATGATCTCTTCATATAGATCTGCTGATCTAGTGATGTCATTTCTATATGATGGAGGAGTTACAGAGATTTTGTTTTCTCCCCTGTTTTTTATCTGCATATTTAAGCTGTTTAATATCTTTCCTACTGTATCTAATTCTATTTCCTTACCTACAAATTTATTTAATCTGTTGATATCTAAAGAAACTTCTCTAGAAGTATAAGGATCTGTATATACATCTACATATTCTCCTACAACTTCACAATCAGTTAGAGACTGAATTAAAGATGATGCTCTTTCTAATACAACTAAAGTATTATCTCTATCTATCCCTCTCTCAAATCTATATGAAGAATCAGAAGATAATCCTAATGTTTTAGCTGTTTTTCTTATATTTTCAGGAGTAAAGTATGCTACTTCTAATAATATATCAGTAGTATTTTCATCTACCTCTGTATCTTTCCCACCCATGATTCCAGCTATTGCGACAGCCTTTGCCTCATCAGCAATAACTAATTCAGAGTTGTTTAATTCTCTCTCTTCACCATCTAAAGTAGTGATTTTTTCACCTTTTTCAGCTTCTCTTACAGTTATCTTTGAACCCTCTAATTTAGAGTGGTCAAAAGCGTGCATAGGCTGGTTATATTCAAACATAATATAGTTAGTTACATCCACAATATTATTGATTGGTCTAAGTCCGATAGCTTTCAATCTTCTCTTTAACCATTCTGGTGACTCTTCTACCTTTACATTTTTTAATATTCTAGAGCTGTATCTAGTACATCTTTTATCGTCGTTGATATCCACAACAATTCCAGATGGTCCAGTTAAAGTTCTGATATCAGATGTAGGGTATTTTACCTTTCTCTCATAATAAGCTGCTACTTCTCTTGCTATACCAATATGAGATAAACAGTCAGGTCTGTTAGGTGTAATTTCTAATTCAAAAATTATGTCATCTAACCCTAAATGTGTTCTGATGTCTTCACCGATAGGTGCATCTTCAGATAAAATTACAATTCCATCTCCATCTGTACCCATTCCTAATTCTACTTCTGAACAAAGCATTCCACAAGATTCTACTCCTCTTACTTTAGCTTTTTTAATCTTAAAGTTTCCAGGTAAAACAGCTCCTATTTTGGCTACTATTACCTTATCTCCTAATTTATGGTTAGGAGCTCCACAGATTATTTGTAAAGGTGTCTCTTCCCCTACATTTACCTTTAATAGTGATAATTTATCTGCATCAGGATGTTGACCATATTCTACAACATGTCCTACCACTACGTTATCTAGATGTTGTCCTTGCTCTTCTATTGCCTCAACCTCTTGACCTATCATAGTCAGGGCATTTTCAAGCTCTTTAACATCTTCATTTATCTCTACATATTCTTTTAACCATTCTAAAGATATTAACATTTTTTCCTCCAAATTATTAACTCTTCCTCCTAGGTTTCCACTTTAAAAAAGGGAAACCAAAGCTAAAATAATTAGCAATAGTTTGCTCTTTAGTAAAGAGTAAACGACAACAAGAAAAGAGTTGTGTTTTTTCTATTTTTTCTTAAACATTATAAAAAGATCAGGGTCTATTAAAAGTTGAATTGCTTTAAGAATCTCATATCATTGTCATAAAATGCTCTTAAGTCATCTATACCATGTCTCAACATAGCAACTCTTTCTATTCCCATTCCAAATGCAAATCCACTTATTTCATCTGCATCATAATTTACACTTTTTAATACTTCAGGATCTACCATTCCGCAACCCATTATTTCTAACCAACCTGTATTTTTACAAAGTCTACAACCTTTTCCTTTACAGATTACACATTCTACGTCCATCTCTGCTGAAGGTTCTGTGAACGGGAAAAAATGAGGTCTAAACCTTACATTAGTTTCTCCAAATACCTTATTTACAAATTCAGTTAAGATTGCTTTTAAGTTAGCGAATGATATATTTTCTCCTACCATCAATCCTTCCATTTGGTGGAACATTGGTGTATGAGATACATCGTAGTCAGATCTATATACCTTTCCTGGACATACCATTCTAAATGGTGCCGTTTTATTTTGCATATATCTAATTTGTACAGGTGATGTATGTGTTCTTAATACTGTATTATCATCAATATAGAAAGTATCCTGTAGATCTCTCGATGGATGAGTTTCTGGTATATTTAATGCATCAAAGTTATTAAATGTAGTTTCTAATTCCGGTCCTGCTGCTACATCGAATCCCATCTCTATAAATATATTCTTTAAGAAATCCATAGTTTCTGTTATAGGGTGTAATCTTCCAGTTCCTGTTTCTCTTCCTGGTAAACTAACATCTATAGTTTCGTTATTCATTCTCTCATTTTTTTCTGCGTCCTTTAGCTCAGTCATCTTAGTTTCAATTTCATTAGTAATAAAATCCCTAACTTCGTTAGCTAATTGACCAATAACAGGTCTTTCTTCCTTCGATAAATTTCTCATACCTTTCATGATATCTGTTAATTTACCTTTTTTCCCCAAAATCTCTACCTTTAGATCTTCTAGTTCTTTTACACTAGTTATTGAAGTTAAGCTAATAGCTACTTCATCCTTTAGAGCGTTTATTATCCCTTTCATCTTGCCTCCTAAAAACTTTCTTATATCATTAATCTCATAGTATTTTATCAAATTTTTGATGATTATCATACTTTTTTTTAGTTTATAACTTTCTATGCTCTATATTGATTTCATCATTATTTATATTCAGTATCCCATAAAGCCCATCTTTCACGGCTCCAGGGTTAAATAAAATCATCTCTTCTTCCTCTAAATAAGGGACATGTGTATGACCAAAGATACATAAGTCGTTACCTCTGTCTTTTGCTTCCATCCTCAAATAATCATAACTTGTTTTAACTCCATATAGATGACCGTGGGTCAAAAATACCTTTTTTCCTGATAGTTCAAACTCTAAAGTATCTTCCGTATTATGATCCATATAATCACAGTTTCCTCTGACTATATAATATTTAGAATTTTCATATACATATGATAATTCCTCCACATCTTTACTGTAATCTCCAGCTGAGATAACAACATCTGGAACTTCCTTCTCCCATATTTTCATCAAATTATCCAACCTTGAATGACTATCCGATATTATCAATACTTTCATAATGACTCCCTTCTCACTCTTCCTTTTGACATCGAGGAAAGAGTCTAGATTAATTTAGGAGGAGAACAACAGTTCTCCTCCTAAAAACTTTTTTTATTAATATAAAATATTATCCTATATAGATAGGAATATCTATATTCTCCAATAATTTTAACCCTGTATTTCCTGTCAATCTCTCCAATAGGAAGGAATGTTTAAGATCTCCCATAATTAAGATATCAAATTCTTTACTCTTTTCAGAGATTATATCTATAGGTTTCCCCTCTAATTCTAAAGTATTCAATGTTTTTCCTGCTATCTCCATATATTTTGAAAATTCATTATCAGTTTCATCATCTAAATTTACGGCGACAGAGGTAAAATTATTTAATTTATTAAACATATTTAAGAAGGTAAAGATAGATTTATTTACCCTTTCACTCTTATCGTTAGCAATCATAACTTTTTCTACCTTCAAACTATTATTTTCAGGAATCAATAGAACAGGTTTATAGTGATGTCTGAGAAGATCTTTTTGGTTAGCTGTAATAGTCTTAGATTTCTCTATCACTACTAAATCAAATCCCAACATTTTTTCTTGGACGATCTCTTGGGTAATTCCCTCTTCTATTAATAGGTGTTCCACTGGAAAATAATTTTTAAATACTTTTTTTAATTCTTCTACCTGGATGTTTTCTGATTTTTCCCACTCCCTGATCAAGAAATTAGCTGAATTATCCACAACCAACCCCTCTACTGTAGGAGGTAATACTTCATATTTTCTTATATCTCTAATATATAGCCCGTATACTTCTGTTCCGTACTTTTCTTTTAAATGTTGTCCTGTTTTTAGTAAATTATTTTTGTCCAGTTCATTTCCGAATAAAATCAAAATTCTATTTAACATAAGTACCCCTCCATTTGAATAACTAATAATCAACAATTATCAATTATTTTTAATTCATTAAGTATTTACATTTTTCTACAAAACTATATATATTCCTTTTTTTTCTTATTTTTTTTCTTCTGTTATCTCTAAAAGTTCCTCTTCAATAAGTTCTTCTAGGTTTCTTTTTACCTTGATTGTAGAAACTACATGTTCCGTATCTTCTACTCTCATGATCTTTACACCTTGAGTTGCTCTTCCAATTAAAGATATATCCTCTACTGGAGTCCTGATTACAACTCCATTTGAAGTAATAGCCAATAATTCCTCATCATCAGTTACAGATTTTACATCTACAACCTTTCCGTTTCTAGCACTTACTCTGATGTTGATTACACCTTTTCCACCTCTTGATTGACTGGTATAACCGCTTATTCTTGTTCTTTTTCCATATCCATTTTCAGTTATAGTAAGGATCTTAGCATCTTCACGTTCAACTATTACTCCTGATACTACCTCATCTTCTGGACGTAGAGTGATTCCTTTTACTCCAGTTGCTGATCTTCCCATAGATCTTACATTATCTTGTGGGAACTTTATAGAGTATCCTAGTCTTGTAGCTACAAATACCTCACTTTCTTTGGTATCTACTAATCCAACGAAGATAAGATCATCACCGTCTTTTAAGTTTATAGCACGTAAACCGGATTTATTTATGTTTTTAAACTGACTTAAGTTAGTTTTCTTCACTATACCGTTTCTAGTTAGGAAGAATACTTCATGTTCTTCAGAGAAATCTCTAACTTTGATTATAGATCTTACCTTCTCATCTTCTCCTAAATTAATCATATTTTCAATTAATTTACCTCTAGCCTGTTTAGAGAATTCTGGGATTTCATATACTTTTAAGCTGTATACTTTTCCGCTGTCTGTATAGATCATCATGGTATCCAA is from Psychrilyobacter atlanticus DSM 19335 and encodes:
- the pheT gene encoding phenylalanine--tRNA ligase subunit beta, which translates into the protein MLISLEWLKEYVEINEDVKELENALTMIGQEVEAIEEQGQHLDNVVVGHVVEYGQHPDADKLSLLKVNVGEETPLQIICGAPNHKLGDKVIVAKIGAVLPGNFKIKKAKVRGVESCGMLCSEVELGMGTDGDGIVILSEDAPIGEDIRTHLGLDDIIFELEITPNRPDCLSHIGIAREVAAYYERKVKYPTSDIRTLTGPSGIVVDINDDKRCTRYSSRILKNVKVEESPEWLKRRLKAIGLRPINNIVDVTNYIMFEYNQPMHAFDHSKLEGSKITVREAEKGEKITTLDGEERELNNSELVIADEAKAVAIAGIMGGKDTEVDENTTDILLEVAYFTPENIRKTAKTLGLSSDSSYRFERGIDRDNTLVVLERASSLIQSLTDCEVVGEYVDVYTDPYTSREVSLDINRLNKFVGKEIELDTVGKILNSLNMQIKNRGENKISVTPPSYRNDITRSADLYEEIIRMYGFENIEDKMPVENIKAGVVDEEFQTTDTSKKHLRDMGLQEVINYSFIPRGILGKLKVEAETIDIKNPINEDMVTLRPTLMYGLLTNIRDNFNRNINDLKIFEVSRTFTKAETLADEVVKVGIALAGREERSLWDAKPEAYDFYDLKGYVETYLKDMGMTRYQLRRTENKSYHPGRAVDILVGRDYIGTFGEVHPDVAEAMSISRERVYLAELELAKIVKYGKTKVKYEKIVKYPAVNRDLAILMDRDKLVGDMLGDIKKSSNIIEGVNLFDIYEGEKVEADKKSVAINIVLRKTTGTLEESEVTAAIDKILGLIKKKYQGEIRQ
- the pheS gene encoding phenylalanine--tRNA ligase subunit alpha, which codes for MKGIINALKDEVAISLTSITSVKELEDLKVEILGKKGKLTDIMKGMRNLSKEERPVIGQLANEVRDFITNEIETKMTELKDAEKNERMNNETIDVSLPGRETGTGRLHPITETMDFLKNIFIEMGFDVAAGPELETTFNNFDALNIPETHPSRDLQDTFYIDDNTVLRTHTSPVQIRYMQNKTAPFRMVCPGKVYRSDYDVSHTPMFHQMEGLMVGENISFANLKAILTEFVNKVFGETNVRFRPHFFPFTEPSAEMDVECVICKGKGCRLCKNTGWLEIMGCGMVDPEVLKSVNYDADEISGFAFGMGIERVAMLRHGIDDLRAFYDNDMRFLKQFNF
- a CDS encoding metallophosphoesterase family protein translates to MKVLIISDSHSRLDNLMKIWEKEVPDVVISAGDYSKDVEELSYVYENSKYYIVRGNCDYMDHNTEDTLEFELSGKKVFLTHGHLYGVKTSYDYLRMEAKDRGNDLCIFGHTHVPYLEEEEMILFNPGAVKDGLYGILNINNDEINIEHRKL